Proteins found in one Quercus robur chromosome 2, dhQueRobu3.1, whole genome shotgun sequence genomic segment:
- the LOC126715216 gene encoding F-box/LRR-repeat protein At4g14103-like isoform X1, which yields MYPIFTTIRIQDYPFSCQNPQNLNKPFSFSFSLTGTVNRKLIRATTMKGQRRESMEEEKEEERKSERQRRERAERAERRDVLRARPCGCGGSSSLSSSTDDYKDIISSLPDCLLIHIFSFLPTRASVATSILSSRWRSLWKLVPVLDLDQRLLFTRLDTDYPGPTRTNSNFSFLDAVSNIWALRNAIPLSKLRLHWTSNCDSFLVDTWVQDTLLRGGLQELDLYISTGPNPPLEMPTTLFFCSTLVSLILTGAILLNPPASASASTFPSLRILVIGGVQYAKHNSISTLLAACPVLQDLSLIVSTSNFSGLGECAGKVNVIVLIPTLKTLYVQWSADDCWLYKLQINTPALEWFRFVGGLGEDVVLENLPNLVEAVIELEDDDLNSVDYAKRVLDFSRPLLNVQSLKLSIEDAEIFCNPYEDGIPMFHNLSSLMFYGELHPDWFAWDVVLLMLCQAPKLQILAFKLTLEDQSYRSDFKRHYHLKEEFYVPECLSSHLTTFYYKGFSGHGIEMELVRYVLKEAKVLKTMKITIESNLGSKAKHRIHKKLMNFRRSSRTCQIEFDEGHLDLYPHAVLVL from the exons ATGTATCCAATTTTTACAACTATAAG AATCCAGGATTATCCCTTTAGCTgccaaaacccccaaaatttaaacaaacccttctcattctcattctcaCTCACAGGCACAGTGAATCGGAAGCTGATTCGAGCTACTACCATGAAGGGTCAGAGGAGGGAGTCCatggaggaagaaaaagaagaggagaggAAATCAGAGAggcagagaagagagagagcagaGAGGGCAGAAAGGAGAGATGTTCTGAGAGCGAGACCTTGCGGTTGCGGTGGGAGTTCATCCCTCTCTTCTTCTACTGATGACTACAAAGACATAATTAGCAGTCTACCGGACTGTCTCCTCATCCATATCTTCTCCTTTCTCCCAACCCGAGCCTCAGTCGCCACAAGCATTTTATCGAGCAGGTGGAGGTCTCTTTGGAAACTCGTCCCAGTTCTCGACTTGGACCAGCGCTTGCTTTTTACTCGATTAGACACAGATTACCCAGGCCCAACGAGGACCAACTCAAATTTCAGCTTCCTGGATGCAGTGTCCAACATCTGGGCTCTTCGCAATGCCATTCCCTTAAGCAAGTTGCGCCTTCATTGGACTTCCAATTGTGACTCATTTCTTGTCGATACATGGGTCCAAGATACCCTTCTACGTGGCGGCCTGCAAGAGCTCGATCTCTACATATCTACTGGTCCTAATCCACCTTTGGAGATGCCTaccactctcttcttttgttcaACATTAGTCTCCCTCATATTGACAGGTGCGATTCTTCTCAATCCTCCTGCTTCTGCTTCTGCTTCAACTTTCCCAAGTCTAAGGATTCTTGTAATTGGAGGTGTTCAATATGCAAAGCATAACTCTATCTCCACACTCCTTGCCGCCTGCCCTGTCCTCCAAGATTTGAGCCTCATAGTGTCTACTAGCAATTTTAGTGGTTTGGGCGAGTGTGCAGGCAAGGTCAATGTCATTGTACTGATACCCACGCTGAAAACATTGTATGTACAATGGTCTGCTGATGACTGTTGGCTTTACAAACTCCAGATAAACACCCCGGCTCTTGAGTGGTTTCGTTTCGTAGGTGGTTTGGGTGAGGATGTTGTGTTGGAAAACCTCCCCAACCTAGTTGAAGCAGTCATTGAACTTGAAGATGATGATTTAAATTCTGTAGATTATGCAAAGAGGGTTTTGGACTTCTCAAGACCACTCCTTAACGTTCAATCCTTGAAATTGAGTATAGAAGACGCAGAG ATCTTCTGCAATCCTTATGAGGATGGTATTCCCATGTTTCATAATTTGTCTTCCTTGATGTTTTATGGTGAACTTCATCCTGATTGGTTTGCATGGGATGTAGTACTACTCATGCTTTGTCAGGCTCCAAAGCTACAAATACTTGCCTTTAAATTGACACTCGAGGATCAATCTTACCGTTCTGATTTCAAACGTCACTACCACTTGAAGGAGGAATTTTATGTTCCTGAATGTCTGTCATCACACCTTACAACCTTTTACTATAAAGGCTTTTCAGGGCATGGGATTGAGATGGAACTTGTTAGATATGTCTTGAAGGAAGCAAAAGTATTAAAGACAATGAAAATCACTATTGAAAGTAATCTAGGTTCAAAGGCGAAGCATCGTATTCACaagaaattaatgaattttCGAAGGAGCTCTCGTACTTGTCAAATTGAATTTGACGAAGGACATCTTGATTTGTATCCTCATGCAGTATTAGTTTTATGA
- the LOC126715216 gene encoding F-box/FBD/LRR-repeat protein At4g00160-like isoform X4, which yields MYPIFTTIRIQDYPFSCQNPQNLNKPFSFSFSLTGTVNRKLIRATTMKGQRRESMEEEKEEERKSERQRRERAERAERRDVLRARPCGCGGSSSLSSSTDDYKDIISSLPDCLLIHIFSFLPTRASVATSILSSRWRSLWKLVPVLDLDQRLLFTRLEMPTTLFFCSTLVSLILTGAILLNPPASASASTFPSLRILVIGGVQYAKHNSISTLLAACPVLQDLSLIVSTSNFSGLGECAGKVNVIVLIPTLKTLYVQWSADDCWLYKLQINTPALEWFRFVGGLGEDVVLENLPNLVEAVIELEDDDLNSVDYAKRVLDFSRPLLNVQSLKLSIEDAEIFCNPYEDGIPMFHNLSSLMFYGELHPDWFAWDVVLLMLCQAPKLQILAFKLTLEDQSYRSDFKRHYHLKEEFYVPECLSSHLTTFYYKGFSGHGIEMELVRYVLKEAKVLKTMKITIESNLGSKAKHRIHKKLMNFRRSSRTCQIEFDEGHLDLYPHAVLVL from the exons ATGTATCCAATTTTTACAACTATAAG AATCCAGGATTATCCCTTTAGCTgccaaaacccccaaaatttaaacaaacccttctcattctcattctcaCTCACAGGCACAGTGAATCGGAAGCTGATTCGAGCTACTACCATGAAGGGTCAGAGGAGGGAGTCCatggaggaagaaaaagaagaggagaggAAATCAGAGAggcagagaagagagagagcagaGAGGGCAGAAAGGAGAGATGTTCTGAGAGCGAGACCTTGCGGTTGCGGTGGGAGTTCATCCCTCTCTTCTTCTACTGATGACTACAAAGACATAATTAGCAGTCTACCGGACTGTCTCCTCATCCATATCTTCTCCTTTCTCCCAACCCGAGCCTCAGTCGCCACAAGCATTTTATCGAGCAGGTGGAGGTCTCTTTGGAAACTCGTCCCAGTTCTCGACTTGGACCAGCGCTTGCTTTTTACTCGATTAGA GATGCCTaccactctcttcttttgttcaACATTAGTCTCCCTCATATTGACAGGTGCGATTCTTCTCAATCCTCCTGCTTCTGCTTCTGCTTCAACTTTCCCAAGTCTAAGGATTCTTGTAATTGGAGGTGTTCAATATGCAAAGCATAACTCTATCTCCACACTCCTTGCCGCCTGCCCTGTCCTCCAAGATTTGAGCCTCATAGTGTCTACTAGCAATTTTAGTGGTTTGGGCGAGTGTGCAGGCAAGGTCAATGTCATTGTACTGATACCCACGCTGAAAACATTGTATGTACAATGGTCTGCTGATGACTGTTGGCTTTACAAACTCCAGATAAACACCCCGGCTCTTGAGTGGTTTCGTTTCGTAGGTGGTTTGGGTGAGGATGTTGTGTTGGAAAACCTCCCCAACCTAGTTGAAGCAGTCATTGAACTTGAAGATGATGATTTAAATTCTGTAGATTATGCAAAGAGGGTTTTGGACTTCTCAAGACCACTCCTTAACGTTCAATCCTTGAAATTGAGTATAGAAGACGCAGAG ATCTTCTGCAATCCTTATGAGGATGGTATTCCCATGTTTCATAATTTGTCTTCCTTGATGTTTTATGGTGAACTTCATCCTGATTGGTTTGCATGGGATGTAGTACTACTCATGCTTTGTCAGGCTCCAAAGCTACAAATACTTGCCTTTAAATTGACACTCGAGGATCAATCTTACCGTTCTGATTTCAAACGTCACTACCACTTGAAGGAGGAATTTTATGTTCCTGAATGTCTGTCATCACACCTTACAACCTTTTACTATAAAGGCTTTTCAGGGCATGGGATTGAGATGGAACTTGTTAGATATGTCTTGAAGGAAGCAAAAGTATTAAAGACAATGAAAATCACTATTGAAAGTAATCTAGGTTCAAAGGCGAAGCATCGTATTCACaagaaattaatgaattttCGAAGGAGCTCTCGTACTTGTCAAATTGAATTTGACGAAGGACATCTTGATTTGTATCCTCATGCAGTATTAGTTTTATGA
- the LOC126715216 gene encoding F-box/LRR-repeat protein At4g14103-like isoform X3, whose product MKGQRRESMEEEKEEERKSERQRRERAERAERRDVLRARPCGCGGSSSLSSSTDDYKDIISSLPDCLLIHIFSFLPTRASVATSILSSRWRSLWKLVPVLDLDQRLLFTRLDTDYPGPTRTNSNFSFLDAVSNIWALRNAIPLSKLRLHWTSNCDSFLVDTWVQDTLLRGGLQELDLYISTGPNPPLEMPTTLFFCSTLVSLILTGAILLNPPASASASTFPSLRILVIGGVQYAKHNSISTLLAACPVLQDLSLIVSTSNFSGLGECAGKVNVIVLIPTLKTLYVQWSADDCWLYKLQINTPALEWFRFVGGLGEDVVLENLPNLVEAVIELEDDDLNSVDYAKRVLDFSRPLLNVQSLKLSIEDAEIFCNPYEDGIPMFHNLSSLMFYGELHPDWFAWDVVLLMLCQAPKLQILAFKLTLEDQSYRSDFKRHYHLKEEFYVPECLSSHLTTFYYKGFSGHGIEMELVRYVLKEAKVLKTMKITIESNLGSKAKHRIHKKLMNFRRSSRTCQIEFDEGHLDLYPHAVLVL is encoded by the exons ATGAAGGGTCAGAGGAGGGAGTCCatggaggaagaaaaagaagaggagaggAAATCAGAGAggcagagaagagagagagcagaGAGGGCAGAAAGGAGAGATGTTCTGAGAGCGAGACCTTGCGGTTGCGGTGGGAGTTCATCCCTCTCTTCTTCTACTGATGACTACAAAGACATAATTAGCAGTCTACCGGACTGTCTCCTCATCCATATCTTCTCCTTTCTCCCAACCCGAGCCTCAGTCGCCACAAGCATTTTATCGAGCAGGTGGAGGTCTCTTTGGAAACTCGTCCCAGTTCTCGACTTGGACCAGCGCTTGCTTTTTACTCGATTAGACACAGATTACCCAGGCCCAACGAGGACCAACTCAAATTTCAGCTTCCTGGATGCAGTGTCCAACATCTGGGCTCTTCGCAATGCCATTCCCTTAAGCAAGTTGCGCCTTCATTGGACTTCCAATTGTGACTCATTTCTTGTCGATACATGGGTCCAAGATACCCTTCTACGTGGCGGCCTGCAAGAGCTCGATCTCTACATATCTACTGGTCCTAATCCACCTTTGGAGATGCCTaccactctcttcttttgttcaACATTAGTCTCCCTCATATTGACAGGTGCGATTCTTCTCAATCCTCCTGCTTCTGCTTCTGCTTCAACTTTCCCAAGTCTAAGGATTCTTGTAATTGGAGGTGTTCAATATGCAAAGCATAACTCTATCTCCACACTCCTTGCCGCCTGCCCTGTCCTCCAAGATTTGAGCCTCATAGTGTCTACTAGCAATTTTAGTGGTTTGGGCGAGTGTGCAGGCAAGGTCAATGTCATTGTACTGATACCCACGCTGAAAACATTGTATGTACAATGGTCTGCTGATGACTGTTGGCTTTACAAACTCCAGATAAACACCCCGGCTCTTGAGTGGTTTCGTTTCGTAGGTGGTTTGGGTGAGGATGTTGTGTTGGAAAACCTCCCCAACCTAGTTGAAGCAGTCATTGAACTTGAAGATGATGATTTAAATTCTGTAGATTATGCAAAGAGGGTTTTGGACTTCTCAAGACCACTCCTTAACGTTCAATCCTTGAAATTGAGTATAGAAGACGCAGAG ATCTTCTGCAATCCTTATGAGGATGGTATTCCCATGTTTCATAATTTGTCTTCCTTGATGTTTTATGGTGAACTTCATCCTGATTGGTTTGCATGGGATGTAGTACTACTCATGCTTTGTCAGGCTCCAAAGCTACAAATACTTGCCTTTAAATTGACACTCGAGGATCAATCTTACCGTTCTGATTTCAAACGTCACTACCACTTGAAGGAGGAATTTTATGTTCCTGAATGTCTGTCATCACACCTTACAACCTTTTACTATAAAGGCTTTTCAGGGCATGGGATTGAGATGGAACTTGTTAGATATGTCTTGAAGGAAGCAAAAGTATTAAAGACAATGAAAATCACTATTGAAAGTAATCTAGGTTCAAAGGCGAAGCATCGTATTCACaagaaattaatgaattttCGAAGGAGCTCTCGTACTTGTCAAATTGAATTTGACGAAGGACATCTTGATTTGTATCCTCATGCAGTATTAGTTTTATGA